In one Hypomesus transpacificus isolate Combined female chromosome 18, fHypTra1, whole genome shotgun sequence genomic region, the following are encoded:
- the phf8 gene encoding LOW QUALITY PROTEIN: histone lysine demethylase PHF8 (The sequence of the model RefSeq protein was modified relative to this genomic sequence to represent the inferred CDS: deleted 1 base in 1 codon), translating into MASVPVYCLCRLPYDVTRFMIECDICQDWFHGSCVGVEEDKAADIDLYHCPNCQVSHGPSVMRKRRGSSKQADAGGAGGRDGGRPVKTGSPQFVRELRSRTFPNADEVLLKPSGAQLTVEFLEERSFSVPVMVLRRDGLGMNLPPASFSVTDVEHYIGADKEIDVIDVSRQCDLKMRLGDFVEYYNSPNRERTLNVISLEFSETRLSNLVETPKIVRKLSWVENLWPEESVFERPNVQKYCLMGVKDSYTDFHIDFGGTSVWYHVLRGEKIFYLISPTPANLALFERWSSSSNQNEMFFGDQVDMCYKCSLKQGNTLFIPTGWIHAVLTPVDCLAFGGNFLHSLNIDMQLRAYEIEKRLSTADLFRFPNFETVCWYVGKHLLDTFRGLRENRRHPATYLVLGAKALNNAFQTWTRKEALSEHEVEIPETIKTQQLVKDLAKEIRLVEDIFQQNIGRTGLPSFPSPLSKAPLTAAQNPGRPPGKKRGPKPKMEEEEGGGVVGSPGPKKKGQKSLLKAEAGELDLLEIHTKHTLKKFQPGKSKNKNKLELPLEEFEGKLKKSKLKLVLTNGKIQGKKGGRSGSSNGAGSAPLYQNLGTSSSLSDFESEDELQIDETPPPRRKSAGSSKKKLSGLPRKLPRAKPCSDPNRIREPGEVDFDIEEDYTTDEETLTVHGVKGGAGGILDLLKASKQVAGLDSALSEEAPASPSTRDAIQGMLSMANPPSSSSSSSSSSPLSISGGLSEGLGVVKDKGGRAVWVTGGAKKTGGGEKKSAVPRTVQRPGKRPVKRPARHLSDEDSPDEQETLGTCFKDSDYVYPSLESDEEDHANKAKMKRKRNWDDTPWSPKARVQPTLPKQERPVREGARVASVETGLAAAAAKLAQQEHQKTTKRKYTKKQRPPAPPAPPPQADPSPPSPPSAPEPEPAACSPDRRECYSASLLDHEYTAGPGPFGPGGPRGSAAMAPGVFLTSRRPSLSPQNSSTYSPSAASPAGLASPGSVGAGQGKRPKKGLATAKQRLGKILKIHRNGKLLL; encoded by the exons ATGGCGTCTGTACCCGTGTACTGTCTGTGTCGCCTACCCTATGATGTCACACGCTTCATGATTGAGTGTGACATTTGTCAAGACTGGTTCCATGGAAG TTGTGTTGGCGTCGAGGAGGATAAAGCAGCAGACATTGACCTGTATCACTGCCCCAATTGTCAAGTCAGCCACGGGCCGTCTGTCA TGCGGAAGCGCCGAGGGTCGAGCAAGCAGGCGGACGCCGGAGGAGCCGGAGGAAGAGACGGTGGACGACCAGTCAAGACAGGAAGCCCCCAGTTTGTTAGAGAGCTACGCAGCCGCACCTTCCCAAA TGCGGATGAGGTGCTGCTGAAGCCGTCGGGGGCCCAGCTGACGGTGGAGTTCCTGGAGGAGCGCTCCTTCAGCGTTCCCGTCATGGTGCTCAGGAGAGACGGACTGGGCATGAACCTGCCTCCTGCGTCCTTCAGCGTCACCGACGTGGAGCACTACATAG GCGCAGACAAAGAGATAGATGTGATCGACGTGTCCCGCCAGTGTGACCTGAAGATGCGTCTGGGGGACTTTGTAGAGTACTACAACAGCCCCAACAGAGAGCGGACGCTTAACGTCATCAGCCTGGAGTTCTCTGAGACCAG GTTGTCCAACTTGGTGGAAACTCCAAAGATCGTGAGGAAGCTCTCCTGGGTGGAGAACCTGTGGCCTGAAGAGTCTGTGTTCGAGAGGCCCAACGTTCAGAAGTACTGCTTAATGGGTGTGAAGGACAGCTACACAGACTTCCACATTGACTTCGGAGGCACCTCCGTGTGGTACCATGTCCTGAGg GGTGAGAAGATTTTCTACCTTATTTCCCCCACGCCTGCCAACCTGGCACTGTTTGAACGTTGGAGCTCCTCGTCCAATCAGAACGAAATGTTCTTTGGCGACCAAGTGGACATGTGTTACAAGTGCTCCCTCAAACAGGGAAACACCCTCTTCATCCCAACAG GGTGGATCCATGCTGTGCTCACTCCTGTAGACTGCCTGGCATTTGGTGGGAATTTCCTGCATAGCCTCAACATTGACATGCAGCTCCG AGCATACGAGATAGAGAAGAGGCTGAGTACAGCCGACCTGTTCAGGTTCCCCAACTTTGAGACAGTCTGCTGGTATGTCGGCAAACACCTCCTTGACACATTCAGGG GTCTGAGGGAGAACCGCAGACATCCTGCCACCTACCTGGTCCTCGGGGCCAAGGCTCTGAACAACGCATTCCAGACCTGGACCCGCAAGGAG GCACTCTCTGAACACGAGGTGGAGATCCCAGAAACCATCAAGACTCAGCAGCTGGTGAAAGACTTGGCCAAGGAGATCCGCCTCGTTGAG GACATCTTTCAGCAAAACATTGGTCGTACCGGACTGCCCagtttcccctcccccctgtccaaGGCTCCCCTGACAGCTGCGCAGAACCCCGGACGCCCCCCCGGCAAGAAGAGAGGCCCCAAACccaag atggaggaggaggagggggggggggtcgtggggTCCCCGGGGCCCAAGAAGAAGGGCCAGAAGAGCCTACTGAAGGCAGAGGCCGGGGAGTTGGACCTCCTGGAGATCCACACCAAACACACGCTCAAGAAGTTTCAACCTGGCAAGTCCAAAAACAAGAACAAG ttGGAGCTACCGCTGGAAGAGTTTGAAGGCAAGCTGAAAAAGAGCAAGCTAAAACTGGTGTTGACCAATGGCAAGATTCAGGG GAAGAAAGGGGGGCGTTCTGGCAGCAGTAACGGGGCGGGCAGTGCCCCCCTCTACCAGAACCTGGGCACAAGCTCCAGCCTCTCCGACTTTGAGTCGGAAGATGAGTTGCAGATAGACGAAACTCCGCCACCTCGACGCAAGTCCGCAGGGTCCAGCAAAAAGAAGCTGAGTG GTCTGCCTAGGAAGCTGCCCCGAGCCAAGCCCTGCTCCGACCCCAACCGCATCAGGGAGCCAGGAGAGGTGGACTTCGACATTGAG GAGGATTACACCACAGACGAGGAGACCCTGACCGTCCATGGGGTGAAGGGAGGCGCCGGGGGCATTCtggaccttctgaaggccagcAAGCAGGTGGCAGGGCTGGACTCTGCTCTGAG CGAGgaagccccagcctcccccagcacgCGTGACGCCATCCAGGGCATGCTGTCGATGGCCaaccctccttcttcctcctcctcctcttcctcctcctcccccctctccatctccggGGGCCTGTCTGAAGGCTTGGGTGTGGTCAAGGACAAAGGGGGCCGGGCAGTGTGGGTGACCGGAGGAGCCAAGAAGACGGGAGGCGGCGAGAAGAAGAGTGCCGTCCCTCGCACCGTCCAGCGCCCGGGGAAGCGTCCGGTCAAGAGGCCAGCGCGCCACCTCAGCGACGAGGACAGCCCAGACGAGCAGGAGACTCTGGGCACCTGTTTTAAAGACTCTGACTATG TTTACCCTTCCCTGGAGTCTGACGAGGAAGACCACGCCAACAAAGCcaagatgaagaggaagaggaactgGGACGATACACCTTGGAGCCCCAAAG CTCGGGTTCAGCCCACCCTCCCCAAACAGGAGCGcccagtgagggagggggccagAGTGGCATCTGTGGAGACCGGCCTGGCGGCAGCCGCTGCCAAACTGGCCCAACAG GAGCACCAGAAAACCACCAAAAGGAAGTACACAAAAAAGCAGCGTCCGcctgcccctccagcccccccaccccaggccgacccatcccctccctcgcccccatCGGCCCCAGAACCAGAGCCAGCTGCCTGCAGCCCAGACAGGAGGGAGTGCTACTCTGCTAGCCTGCTGGACCACGAGTACACAGCCGGCCCAGGCCCCTTTGGCCCAGGAGGACCCAGGGGCAGTGCGGCCATGGCCCCCGGGGTGTTCCTCACCTCCAGgaggccctccctctccccccagaacAGCAGCACTTACTCTCCTTCGGCAGCCTCCCCTGCAGGTCTGGCAAGCCCAGGTTCCGTGGGAGCCGGTCAAG GTAAACGTCCAAAAAAAGGACTTGCAACTGCGAAACAGAGACTTGGGAAAATTCTGAAAATACATCGCAATGGCAAGCTTCTCCTGTGA